Proteins encoded by one window of Camelus bactrianus isolate YW-2024 breed Bactrian camel chromosome 9, ASM4877302v1, whole genome shotgun sequence:
- the ADGRG5 gene encoding adhesion G-protein coupled receptor G5 translates to MDHHGVLFLCLCLVTSQSRTVEASEETLLWMKRMETVTRSRSLTSFAELIHGLECRLLNASFGGHNLTLQTNTIQTLAFKLGCDFTGLSLSSAALGRVPQAPAQHAMQFPAELTRDACRTHQRELRLICIYFSTTHFFQDGPSRVGAGPFLRASQKDINSSLLNNYVLGAQLGHGHVHNLSEPVNISFWHNQSLEGYMVTCVFWKEGTSKQHWGVWSPEGCRTEQPSPSQVLCRCTHLTYFAVLMQLSPAPVPAELLAPLTYISLVGCSISIVASLLTVLLHFYARRQSDSITRIHMNLHASVLFLNVAFLLSPVLAMPPVPGSACTALAAILHYSLLSCLTWMAIEGFNLYLLLGRVYNVYIRRYVLKLCAVGWGVPASLVLLLVAVKSSVYGPYVIPLSNSQGNSTGFQNMSICWVRNPGVHSVLVMGYGGLTSLFNLVVLAWALRVLHKLRAKEKAPGPRACRDTVTVLGLTVLLGTTWALAFFSFGVFLLPQLFLFTIFNSLYGFFLFLWFCSQRCRSEAEAEAEMEAFSSSHTMQ, encoded by the exons GCTCATCCATGGCCTGGAGTGTAGGCTGCTCAACGCCAGCTTCGGGGGCCACAACCTCACTTTGCAGACGAACACCATCCAGACACTGGCCTTCAAGCTGGGCTGCGACTTCACTGGCCTCTCACTGAGCAGTGCTGCTCTGGGGCGGGTCCCCCAG GCCCCAGCCCAGCACGCCATGCAGTTCCCAGCGGAGCTGACCAGAGATGCCTGCAGGACCCACCAGAGGGAGCTGCGTCTCATCTGCATCTACTTCTCCACTACCCACTTTTTCCAGGATGGACCAAGCAGGGTGGGAGCTGGCCCCTTCCTGAGGGCATCACAG AAAGACATCAACTCATCTCTGCTCAATAACTATGTCCTGGGGGCCCAGCTGGGCCATGGACATGTGCACAACCTCAGTGAGCCAGTGAACATCAGCTTCTGGCACAACCAAAGCCTG GAAGGCTACATGGTGACTTGTGTCTTCTGGAAGGAGGGAACCAGCAAACAGCACTGGGGGGTCTGGAGCCCTGAGGGCTGTCGCACAGAGCAGCCCTCACCTTCCCAGGTGCTCTGCCGCTGCACCCACCTCACCTACTTTGCTGTTCTCATG cAACTCTCTCCGGCCCCAGTCCCTGCAGAGTTGTTGGCGCCTCTCACGTACATCTCCCTGGTGGGCTGCAGCATCTCCATCGTGGCCTCACTGCTCACTGTCCTGCTGCACTTCTATGCCAG GAGGCAGAGTGACTCCATAACACGCATCCACATGAACCTGCACGCCTCTGTGCTGTTCCTCAATGTCGCCTTCCTGCTGAGCCCAGTGCTGGCCATGCCCCCCGTGCCCGGGTCAGCATGCACGGCCCTGGCTGCCATCCTGCACTACTCACTGCTCAGCTGCCTCACCTGGATGGCCATTGAAGGCTTCAACCTCTACCTCCTACTTGGGCGTGTCTACAACGTCTACATCCGCCGATACGTGCTCAAGCTCTGTGCCGTGGGCTGGG GGGTCCCAGCTTCCCTGGTGCTGCTCCTTGTTGCCGTCAAGAGCTCAGTTTACGGACCCTACGTGATCCCTCTCTCCAACAGCCAGGGAAACAGCACGGGCTTCCAGAACATGTCCAT ATGCTGGGTACGGAACCCCGGGGTGCACAGTGTCCTGGTCATGGGCTATGGTGGCCTCACGTCCCTTTTCAACCTGGTGGTGCTGGCCTGGGCGCTGCGGGTCCTGCACAAACTGCGGGCAAAGGAGAAGGCGCCAGGCCCTCGGGCCTGCCGGGACACCGTCACCGTGCTGGGCCTCACCGTGCTCCTGGGCACCACCTGGGCCTTGGCCTTCTTCTCCTTTGGCGTCTTCCTGCTGCCCCAGCTCTTCCTCTTCACCATCTTCAACTCGCTCTACG gtttcttccttttcctatgGTTCTGCTCCCAGAGGTGCCGCTCAGAGGCAGAGGCTGAGGCGGAGATGGAGGCATTCAGTTCCTCCCATACGATGCAGTAG